Proteins found in one Labrenzia sp. VG12 genomic segment:
- a CDS encoding helix-turn-helix transcriptional regulator, whose amino-acid sequence MPHTIPFQLWRHRTTAVQRSPVFPDGCRDVLIVRAPGARAKIVLTELDLRPRVAQLAAGTEITGYRLRPGTTIRPTVLAEIERDCGRAEEMLGNELAARESAGGPGEEILLALVEPGASVESVAADLGVSKRTLQRQVRVLGLPAPDYWRLLARARRAGGLLKSGQSLTEIAYASGYSDQAHLTREIRRWFGQTPSALQARPDLLEQISQPALGNWTGEQISMR is encoded by the coding sequence ATGCCCCACACGATTCCATTCCAACTCTGGCGCCATCGCACCACCGCAGTCCAACGCTCACCCGTCTTCCCCGACGGCTGCCGCGACGTGCTGATTGTCCGTGCGCCCGGCGCGCGCGCGAAAATCGTCCTGACGGAGCTGGATCTGCGGCCGCGGGTGGCGCAGCTTGCTGCCGGGACGGAGATCACCGGGTACCGGTTACGGCCTGGAACAACCATCAGGCCGACCGTTCTGGCCGAGATCGAGCGCGATTGCGGCCGGGCGGAGGAGATGCTCGGCAATGAACTGGCGGCCCGGGAAAGTGCCGGAGGGCCAGGTGAGGAAATCCTGCTGGCGCTGGTCGAACCCGGGGCCAGTGTCGAGAGCGTTGCGGCGGATCTGGGGGTGTCGAAACGCACGTTGCAGAGGCAGGTCAGGGTGTTGGGATTGCCTGCACCGGACTATTGGCGCCTGCTGGCACGGGCGCGGCGGGCCGGCGGGCTCCTGAAGAGCGGGCAATCCCTGACCGAGATCGCCTACGCGAGCGGGTATAGCGACCAGGCGCATTTGACACGCGAGATACGGCGCTGGTTCGGACAGACGCCGAGCGCGCTGCAGGCCCGCCCGGATCTCCTTGAGCAGATTT